A window of the Bacillus sp. A301a_S52 genome harbors these coding sequences:
- a CDS encoding PadR family transcriptional regulator: MTRLLVLGMLDMHPMSGYDVKQMLQLNDAERWAGVLIGSIYHALKKLEKEGHIEITSIEHTGHRQKAIYQITEQGRSHLHELVVETLSSPAIVYPSPLYSGLSFSHKLDSKEALDALKKQQAYLEEERRALQHGLELKNATMQNTIPPMTKLIFDHMFTVIEQQQVFINKAINLLENDD; the protein is encoded by the coding sequence ATGACGCGATTACTCGTTCTTGGCATGCTCGATATGCATCCCATGTCAGGCTATGATGTTAAACAGATGCTACAATTAAATGATGCAGAGCGTTGGGCTGGCGTATTAATTGGCTCCATTTATCATGCGTTAAAAAAGTTAGAAAAAGAAGGTCACATTGAAATAACGAGTATTGAACATACAGGTCACCGCCAAAAAGCGATCTATCAAATAACTGAGCAAGGGCGCAGTCATTTACATGAGTTAGTTGTAGAAACACTCTCCTCGCCAGCAATTGTTTACCCGTCACCTTTATATTCGGGGTTATCTTTCTCACATAAATTAGATAGTAAAGAAGCTTTAGATGCGCTTAAAAAACAACAGGCTTATCTTGAAGAGGAGCGCCGTGCTCTCCAGCACGGCCTTGAACTAAAAAATGCCACGATGCAAAATACGATTCCCCCAATGACTAAGCTCATTTTTGACCATATGTTCACAGTTATTGAGCAGCAACAAGTCTTTATAAATAAAGCGATTAACTTATTAGAAAACGATGACTAG
- a CDS encoding Gfo/Idh/MocA family oxidoreductase, with product MGMKLGIIGYGGMGYWHGEYAPRAGVDVVAAYDVDPKRLEMAKENGIKAYVILDDFLKHDGMDFVVIATPNDVHKELAIKAMNAGKHVMVEKPATMSVADWDEMVAESEKTGRILTVHQNRRWDKDYNVMRKVVEEGKLGDVLSIESRVFGTGGAFFGWRSFTKYGGGMIFDWGVHLFDQLLDMYRDTKVTNVYSKLMTVLDQKVDDYFKVILTLDNGTLLHVEVGTYAFHKLPRWYVIGNEGTLQIDDFDCEKGGYTKPRYTDTPVAEVVVMTSAGPTRMMAPRPPETKEDFPLPELETDWTELYQNLIGVMAGKEDLIVKPYQVRRVLTLMEAIFQSAEENRSLEVSI from the coding sequence ATGGGAATGAAGCTTGGCATTATCGGTTACGGAGGCATGGGGTATTGGCACGGCGAATATGCCCCTCGCGCTGGAGTAGACGTCGTTGCCGCTTATGACGTTGATCCAAAACGTTTAGAGATGGCGAAAGAAAACGGCATTAAAGCTTATGTTATTTTAGATGATTTCTTAAAACATGATGGCATGGATTTTGTTGTCATCGCAACACCTAATGACGTTCATAAAGAATTAGCGATCAAAGCAATGAATGCAGGAAAGCATGTCATGGTCGAAAAGCCAGCCACTATGTCAGTAGCTGATTGGGATGAGATGGTAGCTGAAAGTGAGAAAACAGGTCGTATTTTAACTGTCCACCAAAACCGGCGCTGGGATAAAGATTACAATGTGATGCGCAAAGTTGTTGAAGAAGGAAAGCTCGGTGATGTTTTATCTATCGAAAGTCGCGTATTTGGTACCGGTGGTGCATTCTTCGGCTGGCGCAGCTTCACAAAATACGGGGGCGGCATGATTTTCGATTGGGGCGTTCACCTCTTTGACCAATTATTAGATATGTACCGTGATACGAAAGTAACGAACGTCTATTCCAAACTCATGACTGTCCTTGATCAAAAAGTAGACGACTACTTTAAAGTGATACTGACATTAGATAATGGGACGTTGTTACATGTAGAAGTTGGGACATACGCCTTTCACAAACTACCACGTTGGTATGTGATTGGCAATGAAGGCACCTTACAAATTGATGATTTTGATTGTGAAAAAGGTGGCTATACGAAACCACGTTATACGGATACGCCAGTGGCTGAAGTCGTTGTCATGACGTCAGCAGGTCCCACGCGTATGATGGCACCTCGTCCACCTGAAACAAAAGAAGACTTTCCATTACCAGAGCTAGAAACAGATTGGACTGAATTATATCAAAATTTAATAGGTGTGATGGCAGGTAAAGAGGATCTAATTGTTAAACCCTATCAGGTTAGGAGAGTACTAACTTTGATGGAAGCCATTTTTCAATCAGCTGAGGAAAACCGTTCATTAGAAGTCAGTATTTAA
- a CDS encoding sugar phosphate isomerase/epimerase: MKLGVFTVLFSQNNFEDMLDIVQKSGVEAVEIGTGCYPGNAHCQLDELLDSEELRKDYLEKVDSRGIQISAFSCHGNPISPEKSFAKESHDTLLKTIKLAHLMNVPVVNCFSGTAGDSDEAKYPNWPVSPWPNEYADVLTWQWEEKLIPYWKEVGKFAEDHNVKIGLELHGGFLVHTPYTLLKLREATCDAIGANLDPSHMWWQGIDPVAAIKILGKENALHHFHAKDTYIDQENVNMYGLTDMQPYGDVQTRAWTFRSVGCGHSLQEWSDMISALRTYGYDYVVSIEHEDPLMSIEEGFQRAVTNLKSVIISEKPAEAWWV, translated from the coding sequence ATGAAATTAGGTGTGTTCACAGTATTATTTTCGCAAAATAATTTTGAAGACATGTTAGATATCGTTCAAAAATCAGGCGTCGAAGCGGTAGAAATCGGTACGGGGTGTTATCCAGGAAATGCCCATTGTCAACTCGATGAGCTATTAGATAGTGAAGAATTACGCAAAGATTATTTAGAAAAAGTTGATTCTCGCGGCATTCAAATTAGTGCCTTCAGCTGTCATGGTAATCCCATTTCTCCAGAAAAGTCATTTGCAAAAGAATCACATGACACCTTATTGAAAACGATTAAACTAGCTCATTTAATGAATGTTCCGGTTGTAAATTGTTTTTCTGGAACAGCAGGTGATTCTGATGAAGCGAAGTATCCAAACTGGCCTGTATCACCGTGGCCAAATGAATATGCCGATGTGTTAACGTGGCAGTGGGAAGAAAAACTCATTCCTTATTGGAAGGAAGTTGGAAAGTTTGCTGAAGACCATAACGTAAAGATTGGTTTAGAACTTCATGGCGGCTTTTTAGTCCATACACCATACACGCTTTTAAAATTAAGAGAGGCCACATGTGACGCCATCGGTGCTAACCTTGATCCGAGTCACATGTGGTGGCAAGGTATTGACCCAGTAGCAGCAATTAAAATTCTAGGTAAAGAAAATGCGCTCCACCACTTTCACGCAAAAGATACGTACATTGATCAAGAGAATGTCAACATGTACGGATTAACAGATATGCAACCTTATGGAGATGTTCAGACAAGAGCATGGACATTCCGCTCAGTAGGGTGTGGTCATAGCCTTCAAGAGTGGTCAGATATGATCAGTGCATTACGCACTTATGGCTATGACTATGTTGTCAGTATTGAACATGAAGATCCACTCATGTCCATTGAAGAAGGGTTCCAACGAGCCGTAACAAACCTAAAATCAGTCATCATTTCAGAAAAACCTGCGGAAGCTTGGTGGGTGTAG
- a CDS encoding Gfo/Idh/MocA family oxidoreductase, giving the protein MHQLKIGVIGCGSIAKHRHLIEYAQNEQVEIVAVCDIVKERAAEIATLYEAKAYTNYEELIANKEIDAVSVCTPNYLHAPMTIAALKAGKHVLCEKPMATSKAEAEDMIQTAKASGKKLMIAHNQRFVPAHQKARQFIEQGELGKIYSFRTAFGHGGPEGWSADGTDSWFFKKEEAFIGALGDLGVHKTDLLRFLLDEEFVEVGAFVETSSKKTADVDDTAVCVLKSQSGIIGTLAASWSYVSQEDNATVIYGEKGIMRLLDDPVDSLIIQYQNGEVAKYELGQIQTNEAGGQTSSEVIDLFVDSIIHHKESPVSGVEGMHSLQVVLAALESQETRGIIKIQK; this is encoded by the coding sequence ATGCATCAACTAAAAATCGGAGTGATAGGTTGTGGAAGTATTGCTAAGCATCGTCACCTAATTGAGTATGCACAAAATGAACAAGTAGAGATTGTTGCTGTATGCGACATTGTAAAAGAGCGCGCAGCTGAAATTGCAACGTTATATGAAGCAAAAGCATACACAAACTATGAAGAGCTAATTGCCAATAAGGAGATTGATGCAGTCAGTGTTTGTACCCCAAACTACTTGCACGCACCGATGACGATCGCGGCGTTAAAAGCTGGAAAGCATGTGCTATGTGAAAAGCCAATGGCCACATCAAAGGCAGAAGCAGAAGACATGATTCAAACTGCAAAAGCATCTGGTAAGAAACTCATGATCGCTCATAACCAACGTTTCGTACCAGCGCATCAAAAAGCGAGACAATTCATTGAACAAGGTGAACTAGGGAAGATTTATAGTTTCCGTACTGCTTTTGGTCATGGTGGGCCTGAAGGATGGAGTGCAGACGGTACTGATAGCTGGTTTTTCAAAAAAGAAGAGGCATTTATTGGCGCCTTGGGTGACCTTGGTGTCCACAAAACTGATTTATTACGATTTCTTTTAGATGAAGAGTTTGTTGAAGTAGGCGCATTTGTTGAAACAAGTTCTAAGAAAACGGCCGATGTGGATGATACAGCTGTTTGTGTACTGAAGTCACAAAGTGGCATTATCGGGACGTTAGCAGCAAGCTGGTCATATGTTTCACAAGAAGATAATGCAACGGTCATTTATGGAGAAAAAGGCATCATGCGTTTATTAGATGATCCTGTTGATTCCCTCATTATTCAGTATCAAAATGGCGAAGTGGCTAAATATGAGCTTGGTCAAATTCAAACGAATGAAGCCGGGGGCCAAACATCCTCAGAAGTGATTGACCTCTTTGTAGATTCGATCATTCATCACAAGGAATCACCAGTATCTGGTGTAGAAGGAATGCATTCTCTTCAAGTCGTATTAGCGGCGCTTGAATCACAAGAAACACGCGGAATTATTAAAATACAGAAATAA
- a CDS encoding ThuA domain-containing protein — protein MVKVTVWNENRHEQENQLVRDIYPEGIHGAIARFLKEDFEVRTATLDDDEHGLTDDVLNETDVLLWWGHIAHEEVDDAVVAKVKQRVLSGMGLIVLHSGHFSKIFKTLMGTTCDLKWRESGEKERLWVIDPSHQIAEGIGNYIELEKEEMYGEHFDIPAPEQIVFLSWFEGGEVFRSGCTYRRGKGKVFYFRPGHETYPTYYHKDIQQVIKNAVHWAIPTKLPKPVYGNAKPLEVIKSNL, from the coding sequence ATGGTAAAAGTAACAGTATGGAATGAAAACCGTCATGAACAAGAAAATCAGCTTGTTAGAGACATTTATCCAGAAGGCATTCATGGTGCAATCGCTCGCTTTTTAAAAGAAGATTTTGAAGTGAGAACAGCCACATTAGATGATGATGAACACGGGCTTACTGATGACGTATTAAATGAGACGGATGTATTGCTTTGGTGGGGACATATTGCTCATGAGGAAGTAGATGATGCAGTCGTTGCAAAAGTAAAACAGCGTGTCCTTAGTGGAATGGGACTAATCGTTCTACATTCAGGTCACTTTTCGAAAATTTTCAAAACACTAATGGGTACGACGTGTGATCTTAAATGGCGGGAATCAGGTGAAAAAGAAAGATTATGGGTAATTGATCCAAGCCACCAAATCGCAGAAGGAATTGGCAACTATATAGAGCTTGAAAAAGAAGAAATGTACGGCGAACATTTTGATATTCCTGCGCCAGAGCAAATCGTGTTTTTAAGCTGGTTTGAAGGAGGAGAAGTGTTTAGGAGTGGGTGCACTTACCGAAGAGGAAAAGGGAAAGTTTTTTATTTCCGGCCTGGACATGAAACGTATCCAACTTATTATCACAAAGATATCCAACAAGTTATTAAAAACGCCGTTCATTGGGCCATACCTACGAAACTACCAAAGCCTGTTTATGGGAATGCAAAACCTTTAGAAGTTATTAAATCCAACTTATAA